In the genome of Takifugu rubripes chromosome 18, fTakRub1.2, whole genome shotgun sequence, one region contains:
- the LOC101067360 gene encoding tetraspanin-8-like, whose translation MAQINACLKRVFIVFNIFFAVVGAVILGLTLLSQVVISSHGGDQVAGRTAGLIILYIMGSVTMVIAILGAYGAHKENRVCLIVFLVCMVIGSLITLRTGIPAVIARSQIEGLLREKFSELVPLDKAPSDVRVMADELQKELHCCGLFSYKDWEGEIPDSCLCRDDTESECQQISYRMTLMSESIYSKPCFPIIVYFVLLVADIMLAVIFSLAVLAILGVTLSSIMIHQMRYPARAHAVLTVPAIFTTAPPKYQELQSAPLY comes from the exons ATGGCTCAGATCAACGCGTGCCTCAAACGTGTCTTCATCGTCTTTAACATCTTCTTCGCG GTGGTGGGGGCGGTCATCCTGGGGCTCACGCTGCTGTCCCAGGTGGTCATCAGCAGCCATGGGGGAGACCAGGTCGCAGGCCGCACTGCCGGCCTCATCATCCTTTACATCATGGGCagcgttaccatggtgatcGCCATCCTGGGAGCCTATGGGGCGCACAAAGAGAACCGAGTGTGTCTGATTGTG TTCCTGGTGTGTATGGTGATTGGGAGTCTGATCACACTCCGTACTGGGATCCCTGCTGTCATCGCCCGCTCACag attgaGGGCCTGTTGCGTGAGAAGTTCAGCGAGCTGGTGCCTCTGGACAAAGCCCCGTCAGATGTGAGGGTCATGGCTGatgagctgcagaaggag CTCCACTGCTGTGGCCTGTTCAGTTACAAGGACTGGGAGGGAGAGATCCCAGACTCCTGTCTGTGCAGAGACGACACGGAGAGCGAGTGTCAGCAGATCAGCTACAGG ATGACCTTGATGTCAGAGTCCATCTACAGCAAG CCCTGCTTCCCCATCATTGTCTACTTCGTCCTGCTGGTTGCTGACATCATGCTCGCTGTGATCTTCTCTCTGGCCGTTCTGGCG ATTCTGGGCGTGACCCTGTCGTCCATCATGATCCACCAGATGAGGTACCCGGCCCGAGCCCACGCCGTCCTGACGGTGCCGGCCATCTTCACCACGGCCCCGCCCAAGtaccaggagctgcagtctgcTCCCCTGTACTAG